CCAAATCGATGCGGAACACACTTACAGTACGTTTTCCTATCAGCACTGGGGTTTGTCGACTCAAAGCGGTCGCTTTGATAAAAACAGTGGCAGTATCACGCTCGACCTGGCGGCGCAAAGCGGTGCGCTCGACATCGAGATCGAGGCCGCTTCAGTCAACACCGGTTCGGAAGCCTTCAACAAGATGCTACGCTCGCGCAGCTTTTTTGACAGCGACAGCTTTCCGACAATACGCTTTGTATCGGATCAGATGGTGTTTGAGCAGGGCGAGCTGAAGAAAATTCTCGGGCAGTTAAGCATACGCGACATCACTCGGCCGGTAAGTATCGAAGTTACCCACTTTCATTGCCGCTATATGCTGCTGTATTTGAAATCAGCCTGCGGCGCGAATGGCAATACCACCATACGCCGCAGTGATTACCAGCTTGGCCGCTATGTGCCGTTTGTCAGCGACGAGGTGAACTTGAGCTTTAATGTGGAAGCCATCAAAGCCGCTGCGCCGCCAACTGATAAGCAAGGCAAGACTGATTAATACGCGCCCATGAAGTCTTTTTTACCGACTTCGATACCGTTGTGACGCAAAATCGCATAGGTCGTGGTGGCGTGGAACAAGAATTGTGGCAAGCCGTAATTGAGTAAATACGCATGGCCGGTCAATTTCTTTTCTTTGTCCGTACCCGGGCGCAATACGATCTCGCGCGCTTCGCTGCCAGCAAAAGCGGCGACATCGAGCGCCACAATGAAGGCCTTGGTCTTGGCGATACGAGCTTGCAAATCAGCAAAACTTACTTCTGTATCTTCATAAGCCGGCAATTCAGCTTGAGCCAGACGTCCGGCGATACCTTTGGCGAAATCGGCGGCGATCTGCACTTGGCGAGTCAGGGCAAACATATCCGGGTACAAACGCGCTTGCAACAATACTTCCGGTGCGATGTTTTTAGCCCTTGCGTGCGCTTCGGCTTTGCTCAGCACCTGCGACAGACTATCTAAGATTTGTGTCAATACCGGTACCGTTGCAACATACATGGAAAGGGTCATGGTCATACTCCGTTGGGTGAAATCGTTGTTAAATAAATCGAGCTCGATTATAAGACGAGTTGAAGTCGGGCGTATGACGTGGGTGTTGTTGTTATTGGAAACCAAAAAAAGCCGGTCATGTGACCGGCTTTTTTGATCAGCAGCGCCATGGGCGCGCTATATTCAGGGCTGCTTCAGAAACGGTAGCCGACACCGACGCCGATCAAGACCGGATCAATTTTCACCGAGCTCAATTTTGCGCCACCGACTGAGGCCGTTACATCACTGCGAATCTGTACTTTTTTGATGTCGAAGTTCAAAGACCAGTTTTTGTCGATTTTATAATCCACACCGGCTTGTAAAGCAAAACCGAAGCTGTGGTTATCGAGATTCGCGGCACCATTGAGCAAAGTCACATCAGAAATACGGGTGTAATTGACACCGGCACCGAGGTAAGGACTGAACTTGGCTTCAGGCATGAAGTGGTATTGGGCCAGCAAAGTAGGTGGCAAGTGTTTGAAGCTGCCGATATTATTGCCGTCGAGCATAACATCATGTTTTTGCGGATAGGTCAGCACCAATTCGGCCGACCAGTTCGGCGTCATAAAATACGACACATCGAATTCGGCAATGGTTTTCGAGCTCACGCTTAAACGATCAGCAGCACCGACGCCGCCAACTGGGTCAGATTTGTTGTCCGGAGCGATATTGACTGCACGCACACGCAACAACCATGGGCTTTCATCGGCCATGGCTTGGGTGGCAGTCAAGCCAGTAGCGACTAAAACGAGAGCGAGGGCGATTTTTTTCATTTTGTTTTCCTTTTTGTGTTGAATGGCGATGAAAGCAGTGTAGATCCGCCCTGCACGATGCAATTTGCGCTACATCAAGTTTTGTGCAAGGCACAATTTGGCTGGAATTTTGCCAATTTTCGCCGCCGCCGCGCTGCTTGAGGTATCCTTGCATCCATTGTCTTTACCACCTAAAACAGCAAAAAAATGGCTAATTACGTCTACACCATGAACCGCGTCGGCAAAATCGTTCCGCCGAAACGCCAGATTCTCAAAGATATCTCTTTATCCTTCTTCCCCGGTGCCAAAATCGGTGTGCTCGGCCTCAATGGCTCGGGCAAGTCTTCGCTGCTCAAAATCATGGCAGGCATCGACAAAGACATCCAAGGCGAAGCCGTGCCCATGCCTAACCTGAACATCGGTTATCTGCCGCAAGAACCGCAGCTCGATGCCGAGCAAACGGTACGCGAAGCGGTGGAATCGGCGCTGGGCGAAGTATTTGAAGCCAAAGCCAAACTCGAGCTGGTGTATGCCGCCTATGCCGAAGAGGATGCCGACTTCGATGCCTTAGCCAATGAACAAGCACGTTTGGAAGCGATCATCTCCACCTCAGCTGGCGACAATGTTGAACTGCAATTGGAAATGGCCGCCGATGCGCTGCGTCTGCCGCCATGGGACGCCAAAATCGGTGTGCTTTCGGGCGGTGAAAAACGCCGGGTCGCCTTGTGCCGTCTGTTGCTTTCGAAACCAGACATGTTATTGCTCGATGAACCAACCAACCATCTCGATGCTGAATCGGTCGATTGGCTGGAACAATTCCTGCTGCGCTTCCCCGGCACTGTCGTCGCGATTACCCATGATCGCTACTTCCTCGATAATGCCGCCGAATGGATCTTGGAACTCGATCGCGGTCATGGCATTCCTTGGAAGGGCAATTACTCGTCTTGGCTCGACCAGAAACAAGCGCGCCTCAAGCAGGAAGAATCGACCGAATCGGCGCGTCAGAAAGCCCTGCAAAAGGAACTTGAGTGGTCGCGCCAGAATCCGAAAGCGCGCCAAGCCAAGAGCAAGGCCCGCTTGGCCCGTTTCAATGAGATGAGCGAACACGAATACCAAAAACGCAATGAGACCCAAGAGATTTTCATTCCCGTGGCAGAACGCCTCGGTAACGAAGTCATCGAATTCAAGAATGTCAGCAAAGCCTTCGGCGACCGTCTGTTGATCGACAATCTGAGCTTCAAGGTCCCACCTGGTGCCATCGTCGGTATCATCGGCCCCAACGGTGCCGGTAAATCGACCTTGTTCAAGATGATCAAAGGCATGGAACAACCGGACAGCGGTGAAGTCGTGCTCGGTCAAACCGCTAAAATTTCGCTGGCCGATCAATCGCGTGAAGACCTCGGCAACACCAAAACGGTGTTCGACGATGTCGCTAACGGCGCCGACATCCTTACCGTCGGTCGTTTTGAAATGCCTTCGCGTGCCTATCTCGGCCGCTTCAACTTCAAAGGCGGCGACCAACAAAAAATCGTCGGCAATTTATCTGGCGGTGAGCGCGGTCGTCTGCATCTGGCCAAAACCCTGCTGCAAGGTGGCAATGTGCTGCTGCTCGATGAACCGTCCAACGATCTCGACATCGAAACCCTGCGCGCACTCGAAGATGCCCTGCTCGAATTCGCTGGCAGCGTGATGGTGATCTCGCATGATCGCTGGTTCCTCGATCGTATTGCCACACACATCCTGGCATTCGAAGGCAATTCACAAGTCGCCTTCTTCGACGGTAACTATCAGGAATATGAAGCCGACAAAAAGAAACGCCTCGGTGAAGATGGTGCCAAGCCTAAGCGCATACGCTACAAACCACTGAGCGTGTAAGTTCGCCGCGCCAGACCGCTTACCGGGCTGGCGCGTATTTCGTATCCAAGGTTAACAATCATGGCAAACACTTCCTTCCTGAAAATTTTCCTGGCTGGCCTGCTGCTCTGCTGCGCGGCTGGCTCAGCCAGTGCCAATTCAGGCGCAAAAGAGGGCGGCGGCGGCTCGCCGGTTGCGGCGCTTGAACCGTTTACGGTCAATTTATCAAGCTTCGACCGCTATCTGCAAATCAGCATTACCCTGCAGCTAGGCAATCCTGAACTCGGCGAAAAAATCAAAGGCAAAATGCCTATGGTTCGGCATGCGATGATCATGCTGCTCAGTTCCAAAGAGTCGACCGATATTCAAAACGCCGACGGCAAGCGCGAGCTGATCGAAGAAATCAAAACCGCGATCAACAAAATTTTGGAAGTCAAAGAACATGATGGCGTAACGGACGTGTATCTGGTTAATTTCGTGATTCAATAAGTCGCACACACTTCATGCATCAGTTGGCCGCACCCGCAGCAGCAGAAATCGAGATAAAAAAAAGCCGTTTCCTCGGCCAACTGTATCCGCTCAACAGCCGTGCCGAAGCACGCCAACAATTACTGCACATTCGCGCCCAACACCCGGGGGCGGTGCATGTCTGCTGGGCGCTGCTGTGCAGCGCCGAATCTGGTCTCGATGATGATGGTGAGCCATCGGGAACCGCCGCCAAGCCGATCTACAATGTGCTGGTACACAAAGATGTCATGAATGTGTTGGCCGTCGTGGTGCGCTACTGGGGCGGTTGCAAGCTTGGGGCGGGTGGTCTCACGCGCGCCTATGGTCAGGCGATTTCGGAAGCATTCAAACATGCCCATCTGATTGAACTCGAAACCATGCTCGTCATCACCATACGCGTCGCCTTCGGCGATGAATCGCAAGTGCGTCATGTGTTGGCACAGTTTGAGGCCCAGGTGCAGCAGGTCGACTACCATGTCGCGGCAGCGCTGCAGGTGCAGGTCAAAGAAAGACATTTGAGCGCCATGCGTAGCGAACTGACGCGCCTGCTCAAGGGACAAGTCGAGATCGATCCGCCGTGCTGAGGCCGACGACTTACAGCACCGGCATGCGGCAGCAGGTAGTGTTTTGCCGTCAATAAGCTTACACTCTGCAATCCGATGAAAACCACCCACAATATCAGCGCCACTGCCATGCCCGACACCCATCTTTTGCACGCCAAAATCAATGGCGAAACCGCACGCTGCCCTTGGCGCGACTTGCTCAAACAATTTGCCAGTGGCAGCGTGATCGCGCTCGCGCCCGGCCTCGACTTGGTCGCGGTAGCCCTGCTCATGACGCGTGACGATAGCGCGGCCATCGCCGGCTTGCTCGCCGTCGGCCAGCTCGCCAAAGTCAGCGATGCCCAAGCCCAGCAATGGCTGGAACAAGACTGTCAGGTCTGGAGCGTGGTCGTCAACCCCTGGGTCTTGGTCCAGCCGGCCGAGTAAGGAACTTTGTCGCCTGTCACTGGTCTTATTGAGATCGTTACGACCGGCGCCCAGCATGATGCCCTCTCCGCCCACTCGGTCAGCCCATAATACGCTCGTAAATACGGCCATATTGGCAGCGGCCGTGCTGCTCCATCTCGGGCTTTGGTTGCTACTGCGCGACAGCGGCCAGCGGATATCGCAGGTAGCTGACAGCGCGTATCTGACTATCTTGAGTGTCGCCATTGAAACGCGGCAACAAAGCATCGCGCCAGCACCAAAGTCGCCAGCGCGCGACCGGCCCGGTAACCGGCCACCACCGCGCCAGTCTGCCAGCGCACCGGCAGCCGCCATGACCCTCATTGAACCAGCCACGACCACGGCAACTACCGAGCCGGCCAGCTTAGACCTCAACGCACTCAAGCGCAGC
The sequence above is drawn from the Undibacterium sp. CCC3.4 genome and encodes:
- a CDS encoding YceI family protein, translated to MLAPAPLARLLSTLLCSGICGLAAAADRYQIDAEHTYSTFSYQHWGLSTQSGRFDKNSGSITLDLAAQSGALDIEIEAASVNTGSEAFNKMLRSRSFFDSDSFPTIRFVSDQMVFEQGELKKILGQLSIRDITRPVSIEVTHFHCRYMLLYLKSACGANGNTTIRRSDYQLGRYVPFVSDEVNLSFNVEAIKAAAPPTDKQGKTD
- a CDS encoding DUF1993 domain-containing protein; translation: MTLSMYVATVPVLTQILDSLSQVLSKAEAHARAKNIAPEVLLQARLYPDMFALTRQVQIAADFAKGIAGRLAQAELPAYEDTEVSFADLQARIAKTKAFIVALDVAAFAGSEAREIVLRPGTDKEKKLTGHAYLLNYGLPQFLFHATTTYAILRHNGIEVGKKDFMGAY
- a CDS encoding OmpW/AlkL family protein; its protein translation is MKKIALALVLVATGLTATQAMADESPWLLRVRAVNIAPDNKSDPVGGVGAADRLSVSSKTIAEFDVSYFMTPNWSAELVLTYPQKHDVMLDGNNIGSFKHLPPTLLAQYHFMPEAKFSPYLGAGVNYTRISDVTLLNGAANLDNHSFGFALQAGVDYKIDKNWSLNFDIKKVQIRSDVTASVGGAKLSSVKIDPVLIGVGVGYRF
- the ettA gene encoding energy-dependent translational throttle protein EttA; amino-acid sequence: MANYVYTMNRVGKIVPPKRQILKDISLSFFPGAKIGVLGLNGSGKSSLLKIMAGIDKDIQGEAVPMPNLNIGYLPQEPQLDAEQTVREAVESALGEVFEAKAKLELVYAAYAEEDADFDALANEQARLEAIISTSAGDNVELQLEMAADALRLPPWDAKIGVLSGGEKRRVALCRLLLSKPDMLLLDEPTNHLDAESVDWLEQFLLRFPGTVVAITHDRYFLDNAAEWILELDRGHGIPWKGNYSSWLDQKQARLKQEESTESARQKALQKELEWSRQNPKARQAKSKARLARFNEMSEHEYQKRNETQEIFIPVAERLGNEVIEFKNVSKAFGDRLLIDNLSFKVPPGAIVGIIGPNGAGKSTLFKMIKGMEQPDSGEVVLGQTAKISLADQSREDLGNTKTVFDDVANGADILTVGRFEMPSRAYLGRFNFKGGDQQKIVGNLSGGERGRLHLAKTLLQGGNVLLLDEPSNDLDIETLRALEDALLEFAGSVMVISHDRWFLDRIATHILAFEGNSQVAFFDGNYQEYEADKKKRLGEDGAKPKRIRYKPLSV
- a CDS encoding flagellar basal body-associated FliL family protein, with protein sequence MANTSFLKIFLAGLLLCCAAGSASANSGAKEGGGGSPVAALEPFTVNLSSFDRYLQISITLQLGNPELGEKIKGKMPMVRHAMIMLLSSKESTDIQNADGKRELIEEIKTAINKILEVKEHDGVTDVYLVNFVIQ
- a CDS encoding IMPACT family protein is translated as MHQLAAPAAAEIEIKKSRFLGQLYPLNSRAEARQQLLHIRAQHPGAVHVCWALLCSAESGLDDDGEPSGTAAKPIYNVLVHKDVMNVLAVVVRYWGGCKLGAGGLTRAYGQAISEAFKHAHLIELETMLVITIRVAFGDESQVRHVLAQFEAQVQQVDYHVAAALQVQVKERHLSAMRSELTRLLKGQVEIDPPC
- a CDS encoding DUF2288 domain-containing protein — encoded protein: MKTTHNISATAMPDTHLLHAKINGETARCPWRDLLKQFASGSVIALAPGLDLVAVALLMTRDDSAAIAGLLAVGQLAKVSDAQAQQWLEQDCQVWSVVVNPWVLVQPAE